From Pongo pygmaeus isolate AG05252 chromosome 22, NHGRI_mPonPyg2-v2.0_pri, whole genome shotgun sequence, one genomic window encodes:
- the ICOSLG gene encoding ICOS ligand isoform X1, whose amino-acid sequence MRLGSPGLLFLLFSSLRADTQEKEVRAMVGSDVELSCSCPEGSRFDLNDVYVYWQTSESKTVVTYHIPQNSSLENVDSRYRNRALMSPAGMQRGDFSLRLFNVTPQDEQKFHCLVLSQSLGFQEVLSVVVTLHVAANFSVPIVSAPHSPSQDELTFTCTSINGYPRPNVYWINKTDNSLLDQALQNDTVFLNTRGLYDVVSVLRIARTPSVNIGCCIENVLLQQNLTVGSQTGNDIGERDKITENPVSTGEKNVATWSILAVLCLLVVVAVAIGWVCRGRWLQHSYAGAWAVRPEPELTGHV is encoded by the exons ATGCGGCTGGGCAG TCCTGGACTGCTCTTCCTGCTCTTCAGCAGCCTTCGAGCCG ATACTCAGGAGAAGGAAGTCAGAGCGATGGTAGGCAGCGACGTGGAGCTCAGCTGCTCTTGCCCTGAAGGAAGCCGTTTTGATTTAAATGACGTTTACGTATATTGGCAAACCAGTGAGTCGAAAACCGTGGTGACCTACCACATCCCACAGAACAGCTCCTTGGAAAACGTGGACAGCCGCTACCGGAACCGAGCCCTGATGTCACCAGCCGGCATGCAGCGGGGCGACTTCTCCCTGCGCTTGTTCAACGTCACCCCCCAGGACGAGCAGAAGTTTCACTGCCTGGTGTTGAGCCAATCCCTGGGATTCCAGGAGGTTTTGAGCGTTGTGGTCACACTGCATGTAGCAG CAAACTTCAGCGTGCCCATCGTCAGCGCCCCCCACAGCCCCTCCCAGGATGAGCTCACCTTCACGTGTACATCCATAAATGGCTACCCCAGGCCCAACGTGTACTGGATCAATAAGACGGACAACAGCCTGCTGGACCAGGCTCTGCAGAATGACACCGTCTTCTTGAACACGCGGGGCCTGTACGACGTGGTCAGCGTGCTGAGGATCGCGCGGACCCCCAGCGTGAACATTGGCTGCTGCATAGAGAACGTGCTTCTGCAGCAGAACCTGACTGTCGGCAGCCAGACAG GAAATGACATTGGAGAGAGAGACAAGATCACAGAGAATCCAGTCAGTACCGGCGAGAAGAACGTGGCCACGTGGAGCATCCTGGCTGTCCTGTGCCTGCTTGTGGTTGTGGCGGTGGCCATAGGCTGGGTGTGCAGGGGCCGATGGCTCCAACACAGCTATGCAG GTGCCTGGGCTGTGAGGCCGGAGCCAGAGCTCACTG GCCATGTTTGA
- the ICOSLG gene encoding ICOS ligand isoform X2, producing MVGSDVELSCSCPEGSRFDLNDVYVYWQTSESKTVVTYHIPQNSSLENVDSRYRNRALMSPAGMQRGDFSLRLFNVTPQDEQKFHCLVLSQSLGFQEVLSVVVTLHVAANFSVPIVSAPHSPSQDELTFTCTSINGYPRPNVYWINKTDNSLLDQALQNDTVFLNTRGLYDVVSVLRIARTPSVNIGCCIENVLLQQNLTVGSQTGNDIGERDKITENPVSTGEKNVATWSILAVLCLLVVVAVAIGWVCRGRWLQHSYAGAWAVRPEPELTGHV from the exons ATGGTAGGCAGCGACGTGGAGCTCAGCTGCTCTTGCCCTGAAGGAAGCCGTTTTGATTTAAATGACGTTTACGTATATTGGCAAACCAGTGAGTCGAAAACCGTGGTGACCTACCACATCCCACAGAACAGCTCCTTGGAAAACGTGGACAGCCGCTACCGGAACCGAGCCCTGATGTCACCAGCCGGCATGCAGCGGGGCGACTTCTCCCTGCGCTTGTTCAACGTCACCCCCCAGGACGAGCAGAAGTTTCACTGCCTGGTGTTGAGCCAATCCCTGGGATTCCAGGAGGTTTTGAGCGTTGTGGTCACACTGCATGTAGCAG CAAACTTCAGCGTGCCCATCGTCAGCGCCCCCCACAGCCCCTCCCAGGATGAGCTCACCTTCACGTGTACATCCATAAATGGCTACCCCAGGCCCAACGTGTACTGGATCAATAAGACGGACAACAGCCTGCTGGACCAGGCTCTGCAGAATGACACCGTCTTCTTGAACACGCGGGGCCTGTACGACGTGGTCAGCGTGCTGAGGATCGCGCGGACCCCCAGCGTGAACATTGGCTGCTGCATAGAGAACGTGCTTCTGCAGCAGAACCTGACTGTCGGCAGCCAGACAG GAAATGACATTGGAGAGAGAGACAAGATCACAGAGAATCCAGTCAGTACCGGCGAGAAGAACGTGGCCACGTGGAGCATCCTGGCTGTCCTGTGCCTGCTTGTGGTTGTGGCGGTGGCCATAGGCTGGGTGTGCAGGGGCCGATGGCTCCAACACAGCTATGCAG GTGCCTGGGCTGTGAGGCCGGAGCCAGAGCTCACTG GCCATGTTTGA
- the ICOSLG gene encoding ICOS ligand isoform X3 has protein sequence MRLGSPGLLFLLFSSLRAGPGISHDLFPSPAANFSVPIVSAPHSPSQDELTFTCTSINGYPRPNVYWINKTDNSLLDQALQNDTVFLNTRGLYDVVSVLRIARTPSVNIGCCIENVLLQQNLTVGSQTGNDIGERDKITENPVSTGEKNVATWSILAVLCLLVVVAVAIGWVCRGRWLQHSYAGAWAVRPEPELTGHV, from the exons ATGCGGCTGGGCAG TCCTGGACTGCTCTTCCTGCTCTTCAGCAGCCTTCGAGCCG GGCCTGGCATCTCTCACGACTTGTTTCCCTCACCTGCAGCAAACTTCAGCGTGCCCATCGTCAGCGCCCCCCACAGCCCCTCCCAGGATGAGCTCACCTTCACGTGTACATCCATAAATGGCTACCCCAGGCCCAACGTGTACTGGATCAATAAGACGGACAACAGCCTGCTGGACCAGGCTCTGCAGAATGACACCGTCTTCTTGAACACGCGGGGCCTGTACGACGTGGTCAGCGTGCTGAGGATCGCGCGGACCCCCAGCGTGAACATTGGCTGCTGCATAGAGAACGTGCTTCTGCAGCAGAACCTGACTGTCGGCAGCCAGACAG GAAATGACATTGGAGAGAGAGACAAGATCACAGAGAATCCAGTCAGTACCGGCGAGAAGAACGTGGCCACGTGGAGCATCCTGGCTGTCCTGTGCCTGCTTGTGGTTGTGGCGGTGGCCATAGGCTGGGTGTGCAGGGGCCGATGGCTCCAACACAGCTATGCAG GTGCCTGGGCTGTGAGGCCGGAGCCAGAGCTCACTG GCCATGTTTGA
- the DNMT3L gene encoding DNA (cytosine-5)-methyltransferase 3-like isoform X1 yields MAAIPALDPEAEPSMDVILVGSSELSSSVSPGTGRDLIAYEVKANQRNIEDICICCGSLQVHTQHPLFEGGICAPCKDKFLDALFLYDDDGYQSYCSICCSGETLLICGNPDCTRCYCFECVDSLVSPGTSGKVHAMSNWVCYLCLPSSRSGLLQRRRKWRSQLKAFYDRESENPLEMFETVPVWRRQPVRVLSLFEDIKKELTSLGFLESGSDAGQLKHVDDVTDTVRKDVEEWGPFDLVYGATPLLGHTSDRPPSWYLFQFHRLLQYARPKLGSPRPFFWMFVDNLVLNKEDEDVACRFLEMEPVTIPDVHGGSLQNAVRVWSNIPAIRSSRHLALVSEEELSLLAQNRQSSKLAAKWPTKLVKNCFLPLREYFKYFSTELTSSL; encoded by the exons ATGGCAGCCATCCCAGCCCTGGACCCGGAGGCCGAGCCCAGCATGGACGTGATTTTGGTGGGATCCAGTGAGCTCTCAAGCTCCGTTTCACCCGGGACAGGCAGAG ATCTTATTGCATATGAAGTCAAGGCTAACCAGCGAAATATAGAAG ACATCTGCATCTGCTGCGGAAGTCTCCAGGTTCACACACAGCACCCTCTGTTTGAGGGAGGGATCTGTGCCCCGTGTAAG GACAAGTTCCTGGATGCCCTCTTCCTGTACGACGATGACGGGTACCAATCCTACTGCTCCATCTGCTGCTCTGGAGAGACACTGCTCATCTGCGGAAACCCTGATTGCACCCG ATGCTACTGCTTCGAGTGTGTGGATAGCCTGGTCAGCCCCGGGACCTCAGGGAAGGTGCATGCCATGAGCAACTGGGTGTGCTACCTGTGCCTGCCCTCCTCCCGAAGCGGGCTGCTGCAGCGTCGGAGGAAGTGGCGCAGCCAGCTCAAGGCCTTCTACGACCGAGAGTCG GAGAATCCCCTTGAGATGTTCGAAACTGTGCCTGTGTGGAGGAGACAGCCGGTCCGGGTGCTGTCCCTTTTTGAAGACATCAAGAAAG AGCTGACGAGTTTGGGCTTTTTGGAAAGTGGTTCTGACGCGGGACAACTGAAGCACGTGGATGATGTCACAGACACGGTGAGGAAGGAT GTGGAGGAGTGGGGACCCTTCGATCTTGTGTACGGCGCCACACCTCTCCTGGGCCACACCAGTGACCGTCCTCCCA GCTGGTACCTGTTCCAGTTCCACCGGCTCCTGCAGTACGCACGGCCCAAGCTAGGCAGCCCCAGACCCTTCTTCTGGATGTTTGTGGACAATCTGGTGCTCAACAAAGAAGACGAGGACGTCGCATGTCGCTTCCTGGAG ATGGAGCCAGTCACCATCCCAGATGTCCACGGCGGATCCCTGCAGAATGCTGTCCGTGTGTGGAGCAACATCCCAGCCATAAGGAG cAGCAGGCACTTGGCTCTGGTTTCGGAAGAAGAATTGTCCCTGCTGGCCCAGAACAGGCAGAGCTCGAAGCTCGCGGCCAAGTGGCCCACCAAACTGGTGAAGAACTGCTTTCTCCCCCTAAGAGAATATTTCAAGTATTTTTCAACAGAACTCACTTCCTCTTTATAA
- the DNMT3L gene encoding DNA (cytosine-5)-methyltransferase 3-like isoform X2 encodes MAAIPALDPEAEPSMDVILVGSSELSSSVSPGTGRDLIAYEVKANQRNIEDICICCGSLQVHTQHPLFEGGICAPCKDKFLDALFLYDDDGYQSYCSICCSGETLLICGNPDCTRCYCFECVDSLVSPGTSGKVHAMSNWVCYLCLPSSRSGLLQRRRKWRSQLKAFYDRESENPLEMFETVPVWRRQPVRVLSLFEDIKKELTSLGFLESGSDAGQLKHVDDVTDTVRKDVEEWGPFDLVYGATPLLGHTSDRPPSWYLFQFHRLLQYARPKLGSPRPFFWMFVDNLVLNKEDEDVACRFLEMEPVTIPDVHGGSLQNAVRVWSNIPAIRSRHLALVSEEELSLLAQNRQSSKLAAKWPTKLVKNCFLPLREYFKYFSTELTSSL; translated from the exons ATGGCAGCCATCCCAGCCCTGGACCCGGAGGCCGAGCCCAGCATGGACGTGATTTTGGTGGGATCCAGTGAGCTCTCAAGCTCCGTTTCACCCGGGACAGGCAGAG ATCTTATTGCATATGAAGTCAAGGCTAACCAGCGAAATATAGAAG ACATCTGCATCTGCTGCGGAAGTCTCCAGGTTCACACACAGCACCCTCTGTTTGAGGGAGGGATCTGTGCCCCGTGTAAG GACAAGTTCCTGGATGCCCTCTTCCTGTACGACGATGACGGGTACCAATCCTACTGCTCCATCTGCTGCTCTGGAGAGACACTGCTCATCTGCGGAAACCCTGATTGCACCCG ATGCTACTGCTTCGAGTGTGTGGATAGCCTGGTCAGCCCCGGGACCTCAGGGAAGGTGCATGCCATGAGCAACTGGGTGTGCTACCTGTGCCTGCCCTCCTCCCGAAGCGGGCTGCTGCAGCGTCGGAGGAAGTGGCGCAGCCAGCTCAAGGCCTTCTACGACCGAGAGTCG GAGAATCCCCTTGAGATGTTCGAAACTGTGCCTGTGTGGAGGAGACAGCCGGTCCGGGTGCTGTCCCTTTTTGAAGACATCAAGAAAG AGCTGACGAGTTTGGGCTTTTTGGAAAGTGGTTCTGACGCGGGACAACTGAAGCACGTGGATGATGTCACAGACACGGTGAGGAAGGAT GTGGAGGAGTGGGGACCCTTCGATCTTGTGTACGGCGCCACACCTCTCCTGGGCCACACCAGTGACCGTCCTCCCA GCTGGTACCTGTTCCAGTTCCACCGGCTCCTGCAGTACGCACGGCCCAAGCTAGGCAGCCCCAGACCCTTCTTCTGGATGTTTGTGGACAATCTGGTGCTCAACAAAGAAGACGAGGACGTCGCATGTCGCTTCCTGGAG ATGGAGCCAGTCACCATCCCAGATGTCCACGGCGGATCCCTGCAGAATGCTGTCCGTGTGTGGAGCAACATCCCAGCCATAAGGAG CAGGCACTTGGCTCTGGTTTCGGAAGAAGAATTGTCCCTGCTGGCCCAGAACAGGCAGAGCTCGAAGCTCGCGGCCAAGTGGCCCACCAAACTGGTGAAGAACTGCTTTCTCCCCCTAAGAGAATATTTCAAGTATTTTTCAACAGAACTCACTTCCTCTTTATAA